In Bradyrhizobium sp. CCBAU 051011, the following are encoded in one genomic region:
- a CDS encoding helix-turn-helix domain-containing protein, which yields MRPEHKIVPAMPPGPHAEGSCRAVASVLARVGDKWSVLVIMMLIDGPMRFNELKRKIGGISQRMLTLTLRGLERDGLVTRTIFPTIPPRVDYELTDLGRGLAQPVQALGKWAFEHLPEIEGARVSFDARNEKD from the coding sequence ATGAGACCCGAGCACAAGATTGTGCCTGCCATGCCTCCGGGCCCGCATGCCGAGGGCAGTTGCCGCGCGGTGGCTTCCGTGTTGGCCCGCGTCGGCGACAAATGGAGTGTGCTCGTGATCATGATGCTGATCGACGGGCCGATGCGTTTCAATGAGCTCAAGCGCAAGATCGGCGGCATCTCGCAGCGGATGCTGACGCTCACCTTGCGCGGACTGGAGCGCGACGGCCTCGTGACGCGCACGATCTTTCCGACCATCCCGCCGCGGGTCGACTACGAACTGACCGATCTGGGCCGTGGGCTGGCGCAGCCGGTGCAGGCGCTCGGCAAATGGGCGTTCGAGCACCTGCCGGAGATCGAGGGCGCGCGGGTTAGTTTCGATGCGCGCAACGAAAAAGATTAG
- a CDS encoding helix-turn-helix domain-containing protein — MVKRTSFEHDDCPIARSLDAIGDWWSILIIREALFGISRFGEFQKRLGLAKNILTVRLRALVDQGILKIAPASDGSVYQEYLLTPKGRGVFPILVALRQWSEEFDERPEEIATILVDKEKGRPVRKLELYSQDGRLLGAGDTALKARPAGKIGKRVRA; from the coding sequence ATGGTGAAACGCACCAGCTTTGAGCACGACGACTGCCCGATCGCGCGCTCGCTGGATGCGATCGGCGACTGGTGGTCGATACTCATCATTCGCGAGGCGCTGTTCGGTATCAGCCGCTTCGGCGAATTCCAGAAGAGGCTCGGCCTCGCCAAGAACATCCTCACAGTGCGGCTGCGCGCGCTGGTCGATCAGGGTATTCTCAAGATCGCCCCCGCCTCCGACGGCAGCGTCTATCAGGAATATCTGCTGACGCCGAAGGGCCGCGGCGTGTTTCCGATCCTGGTCGCCTTGCGGCAATGGAGCGAGGAATTCGACGAGCGGCCCGAGGAGATCGCCACCATCCTCGTCGATAAGGAAAAGGGTAGGCCGGTCCGCAAGCTCGAACTCTATTCGCAGGATGGGCGGCTATTGGGTGCCGGAGACACCGCCCTGAAGGCGCGTCCGGCGGGAAAGATTGGCAAGCGGGTTAGAGCGTAG
- a CDS encoding aspartate carbamoyltransferase catalytic subunit has protein sequence MTPISKSTFVLGHRHLLGIEGLSAADITGLLDLSEEYVELNRQVDKKRTSLRGRTQVNLFFEASTRTQSSFELAGKRLGADVMNMSVSSSSIRKGETLMDTAVTLNAMHPDILVVRHHASGAVELLARKVDGSVINAGDGAHEHPTQALLDALTIRRNKGRLEGLVIAICGDVMHSRVARSNILLLNTMGARVRVVAPSTLLPRGIERMGVEVARDMREGLNGADIVMMLRLQRERMNGSFVPSSGEYFHYFGLDQKKLSYAKPDALVMHPGPMNRGVEIDSLVADGAQSLIREQVEMGVAVRMAVLEALARNLPNA, from the coding sequence ATGACCCCTATATCGAAATCGACCTTCGTCCTCGGGCACCGGCATCTGCTGGGAATCGAGGGGCTTTCCGCTGCCGACATTACCGGCCTGCTCGACCTTTCCGAGGAATATGTCGAGCTCAACCGCCAGGTCGACAAAAAGCGCACCTCCTTGCGCGGTCGCACCCAGGTGAACCTGTTTTTCGAGGCCTCGACCCGGACCCAGTCCTCGTTCGAACTGGCAGGAAAAAGGCTTGGTGCCGACGTCATGAACATGTCGGTGTCCTCGTCCTCGATCCGCAAGGGCGAGACGCTGATGGACACGGCGGTCACGCTCAACGCCATGCATCCGGATATCCTGGTAGTGCGGCACCACGCCTCCGGGGCGGTGGAACTCCTGGCGCGCAAGGTCGACGGTTCCGTGATCAATGCCGGCGACGGTGCCCACGAACATCCGACCCAGGCGCTGCTGGACGCGCTGACCATCCGCCGGAATAAAGGCCGGCTGGAAGGGCTGGTGATCGCGATCTGCGGCGACGTCATGCACTCCCGCGTGGCGCGCTCCAATATCCTCCTGCTCAACACCATGGGCGCCCGCGTCCGCGTCGTGGCCCCCTCTACGCTGCTGCCCCGCGGCATCGAGCGGATGGGAGTCGAGGTCGCGCGCGACATGCGCGAGGGCCTCAATGGCGCCGACATCGTGATGATGCTGCGGCTGCAGCGCGAGCGCATGAACGGCTCGTTCGTGCCGTCGTCGGGCGAGTATTTTCACTATTTCGGCCTCGACCAGAAGAAACTATCCTACGCCAAGCCGGATGCGCTGGTGATGCATCCGGGGCCGATGAACCGCGGCGTCGAGATCGACTCGCTCGTGGCAGACGGCGCGCAATCGCTGATCCGTGAACAAGTCGAAATGGGAGTGGCAGTGCGGATGGCGGTGCTGGAAGCGCTCGCCCGCAACCTGCCGAACGCGTAA
- the plsY gene encoding glycerol-3-phosphate 1-O-acyltransferase PlsY, producing MSDAFLIVAFLIGYLLGSIPFGLVLTKLAGTQDLRTIGSGNIGATNVLRTGSKGLAAATLIGDMLKGTVAVIFAGYYGGANAAMLAALGAFLGHLFPVWLKFNGGKGVATYIGVLIGLFWPAALIFCLIWLATAFTTRYSSLSALVAAFVTPLFLWWFGHPALASLFVVLTLLLFWKHSENIKRLQAGTEGRIGAR from the coding sequence ATGTCTGACGCATTCCTCATCGTCGCTTTCCTGATCGGCTATCTGCTCGGCTCGATCCCGTTCGGTCTGGTGCTGACCAAACTGGCCGGGACGCAGGATCTGCGCACGATCGGAAGCGGCAATATCGGCGCCACCAACGTGCTGCGCACCGGCAGCAAGGGCCTCGCCGCGGCAACGCTGATCGGCGACATGCTCAAGGGCACGGTCGCCGTCATCTTCGCCGGCTACTACGGGGGCGCCAATGCGGCGATGCTGGCTGCGCTCGGCGCTTTCCTTGGCCACCTCTTCCCGGTCTGGCTCAAGTTCAACGGCGGCAAAGGCGTCGCCACCTATATTGGCGTGCTGATCGGCCTGTTCTGGCCGGCAGCCCTGATATTCTGCCTGATCTGGTTAGCTACCGCCTTCACGACGCGCTATTCGTCGCTGTCGGCACTGGTCGCCGCGTTCGTGACGCCGCTGTTCCTGTGGTGGTTCGGCCACCCCGCGCTGGCCTCGCTGTTCGTCGTGCTGACGCTGCTCCTGTTCTGGAAGCACAGCGAGAACATCAAGCGGTTGCAGGCAGGGACTGAAGGGCGGATCGGGGCGAGGTAG
- a CDS encoding tripartite tricarboxylate transporter substrate binding protein, translating to MPQRRDFLRLMATAIIAPLPGPAVAQAYPSKPVRLVVGFPAGGPVDIAARLIAPWLTERLGQSFVVDNQPGESGNGATRSVIRAVPDGYTLLICGPVNTFNTTLFESLDFNFGRDIAPVASLWRVPLVIEVHPSVPVRTIPDLIAHAKANPGRLRVGFAGRGTPQHVAIELFKTMAGADLTLVPYLGSTPALADLMAGSIDVMFDPLPSSIAHIKSGKLIALAVTAPTRSEALPDVPIVADSVAGYEAGSWFGIGAPKGTPANVIEKLNMEVQAAFGNASIKAHLSGLGAFVIPGSPDQFGKFIREETEKYAGVIRTAKIAVK from the coding sequence ATGCCGCAGCGCCGCGACTTCCTACGGCTGATGGCAACAGCAATCATAGCCCCCTTGCCAGGGCCCGCAGTGGCTCAGGCCTATCCATCGAAGCCGGTGCGGCTTGTCGTCGGGTTTCCCGCGGGCGGCCCGGTGGATATCGCTGCCCGTCTCATTGCGCCGTGGTTAACTGAGCGATTGGGTCAGTCCTTCGTGGTCGACAATCAGCCCGGCGAGAGCGGGAACGGTGCAACCAGATCGGTCATCAGAGCGGTGCCGGACGGGTACACGCTGCTCATCTGTGGCCCGGTGAACACGTTCAATACGACACTCTTTGAAAGCCTCGATTTCAATTTTGGGCGCGACATAGCACCGGTCGCCAGCCTTTGGCGTGTCCCGCTCGTCATTGAGGTACATCCCTCAGTTCCTGTGAGGACAATTCCGGATCTGATCGCTCACGCGAAAGCCAATCCCGGAAGACTGAGGGTGGGATTTGCGGGTCGTGGCACGCCGCAGCACGTAGCGATCGAGCTATTCAAAACGATGGCCGGTGCCGACTTAACACTTGTGCCCTATTTGGGCTCGACGCCTGCGCTTGCCGACCTGATGGCCGGCAGCATCGATGTCATGTTCGATCCGCTGCCGTCCTCCATAGCGCATATCAAGAGCGGCAAGCTCATAGCACTAGCAGTCACTGCCCCAACGAGGTCAGAAGCCTTGCCTGATGTCCCAATAGTCGCTGATTCTGTGGCTGGCTACGAGGCAGGATCGTGGTTCGGCATTGGCGCACCGAAAGGAACACCGGCTAATGTCATTGAGAAGCTAAACATGGAGGTCCAGGCCGCGTTCGGCAATGCAAGCATCAAAGCCCATCTCTCGGGGCTTGGCGCGTTCGTGATTCCGGGTTCACCGGATCAGTTCGGAAAATTCATCCGCGAGGAAACCGAGAAGTACGCAGGCGTCATCCGTACGGCGAAGATTGCGGTCAAGTAG
- a CDS encoding AAA family ATPase, with the protein MRRVIVIGCQGSGKTRLALNLGQKLGLPVVHLDVLYWLPGWKASDKASFRARVADAIASEGWVVDGSFSGLAFDLTLARADTLVVIERPRWLCQWRIAWRSAFARDGIRPDLPKGCPEQFDWNLMREAWRYNADRKPVIEAERLKYGAEVPVVRLSRDREIKDFAASPAHSSR; encoded by the coding sequence ATGCGCAGGGTCATCGTCATTGGTTGCCAAGGCAGCGGCAAAACACGCCTCGCCCTGAACCTGGGGCAAAAGCTGGGGCTGCCGGTGGTGCATCTTGATGTGCTCTACTGGCTGCCCGGTTGGAAGGCATCGGACAAAGCGAGCTTTCGGGCGCGCGTCGCCGATGCAATCGCGAGCGAGGGCTGGGTCGTCGACGGCAGTTTCTCGGGGCTGGCCTTCGATCTTACGCTGGCGCGGGCCGATACCTTGGTTGTTATCGAGCGCCCGCGTTGGCTCTGCCAGTGGCGTATCGCCTGGCGTTCAGCCTTTGCTCGCGACGGGATACGACCGGACTTGCCCAAGGGATGCCCAGAACAGTTCGACTGGAATTTGATGCGAGAGGCGTGGCGCTACAACGCCGACCGCAAGCCAGTTATCGAGGCTGAGCGCCTGAAGTATGGTGCAGAAGTGCCGGTCGTTCGCCTAAGCCGCGACCGGGAGATCAAGGATTTTGCTGCCTCGCCAGCACATTCATCGCGCTAA
- a CDS encoding LysR family transcriptional regulator, producing MDLKRLRYFIAVAEEGHVTRAAERLDMQQPPLSRQIQLMERELKVQLFRRLPRGVELTAAGKALFAEAKAMLMHLDRALETTRRAARGEQGRLCVGIAPTAPFNPLVPKAIRSFSETFPLVSLVLEEGLSNEIVARFNNDQMDVAFVRAAQIHAEGVIVTPLQEEPIVAALPRHHPLARTGRSKAVPLKGLASDPFILIGPPGTGLRDETIAACRAAGFVPRLGQPAPRITSALSLVAAGLGIAMVPSTMQSVRMAGVVYRRLQGTGPKAVLGLASRRGDPSPVLRQFVNLVRAIAKDHLAS from the coding sequence ATGGATCTGAAACGCCTTCGGTACTTCATTGCGGTTGCGGAGGAGGGGCACGTCACACGGGCTGCGGAGCGGCTCGATATGCAGCAGCCGCCCCTCAGCCGGCAAATCCAGCTAATGGAACGAGAGCTGAAGGTGCAGCTTTTCCGCCGCTTGCCTCGCGGTGTCGAGTTGACCGCCGCGGGCAAGGCACTCTTCGCGGAAGCTAAAGCCATGCTCATGCATCTTGATCGCGCGCTCGAGACAACTCGGCGTGCGGCACGGGGTGAACAGGGTCGACTTTGCGTCGGCATTGCCCCCACGGCGCCTTTCAATCCGCTCGTGCCGAAGGCCATTCGCTCGTTCAGCGAAACCTTTCCGCTAGTGTCGCTGGTGCTCGAGGAGGGACTTAGCAACGAGATCGTCGCGCGGTTTAACAATGACCAGATGGACGTTGCGTTCGTGAGGGCGGCGCAAATCCATGCAGAGGGTGTCATAGTAACGCCCCTACAGGAGGAGCCGATTGTCGCAGCCTTGCCACGTCATCACCCGTTGGCAAGAACCGGCAGATCCAAGGCCGTGCCGCTGAAGGGCCTCGCGAGCGATCCGTTTATCCTTATCGGCCCGCCGGGGACCGGTTTGCGTGATGAGACCATTGCAGCCTGCCGAGCAGCCGGCTTTGTTCCGCGTCTTGGCCAGCCGGCGCCGCGAATTACGTCGGCGCTTAGCCTAGTTGCGGCTGGGCTCGGCATCGCCATGGTGCCATCGACGATGCAGAGTGTGCGCATGGCTGGGGTTGTTTATCGGCGCCTGCAAGGCACAGGGCCGAAAGCGGTTCTGGGACTGGCATCGCGACGAGGCGATCCGTCGCCGGTGCTTAGACAATTCGTCAACTTGGTTCGGGCCATTGCCAAGGACCATCTGGCAAGCTGA
- a CDS encoding amidase, with protein MISLAELQRRIDAGELSPDAAIAQSQEAIRAKEKTIGAFVCRAENVRAASAGPLRGIAVGIKDIMDTVDFPTEMGSPIYRGYRSRGDAAVVMMLKQAGATIVGKTTTTAFASVDPTPTLNPHNHGHTPGGSSSGSAAAVAAGMIPLALGTQTGGSVIRPASFCGVAAIKPSYRLLPTVGVKCYSWTLDTVGLFAAGVDDVARGLSAMTGRPELAPPASVASPRIGVVTQQFAGAPEAAGAEALQTAARVAERAGATVHGVDLQEIVAEAWRAHPVIQEFEAHQALAWEYRENYEAMAPLLRARLDESKGTTAAAYDEAMGVASRARQALEKVFDDVDVILTLSAPGAAPKGLGSTGDARYNRLWTLMGVPCVNVPAYVADGGLPVGVQVIARYGADAKALAAARFVEEALKS; from the coding sequence ATGATCTCACTCGCCGAACTCCAGCGCCGCATCGATGCCGGCGAACTTTCACCCGACGCCGCCATCGCACAATCGCAGGAAGCGATCCGTGCGAAAGAAAAGACCATCGGTGCATTCGTCTGCCGTGCCGAAAATGTGCGCGCGGCAAGCGCCGGGCCGCTGCGCGGCATTGCCGTCGGCATCAAGGACATCATGGATACGGTGGATTTCCCGACCGAAATGGGTTCGCCGATCTACCGGGGATATCGGTCGCGCGGCGATGCGGCTGTGGTGATGATGTTGAAGCAGGCGGGCGCGACGATCGTCGGCAAGACCACGACGACGGCATTCGCTTCCGTGGATCCGACGCCGACGCTCAATCCGCACAATCATGGTCACACGCCCGGCGGATCGTCGTCCGGCTCGGCGGCGGCGGTGGCGGCAGGCATGATCCCGCTCGCGCTGGGAACGCAGACCGGCGGTTCGGTGATCCGGCCGGCCTCGTTTTGCGGCGTCGCCGCGATCAAGCCATCCTACCGCTTGCTGCCCACCGTCGGCGTCAAATGCTATTCATGGACGCTCGACACGGTAGGCCTGTTTGCGGCCGGCGTGGACGACGTGGCGCGCGGGCTGTCCGCGATGACCGGTCGGCCTGAATTGGCGCCGCCTGCATCGGTCGCCTCGCCGCGCATCGGCGTCGTGACGCAACAGTTTGCCGGAGCGCCCGAAGCCGCGGGCGCGGAGGCGCTGCAGACCGCCGCGCGCGTGGCGGAACGCGCCGGTGCTACTGTGCATGGGGTTGATTTGCAGGAAATTGTTGCGGAGGCATGGCGGGCACATCCGGTGATCCAGGAATTCGAGGCGCATCAGGCGCTCGCCTGGGAGTACCGCGAAAATTACGAGGCGATGGCGCCGCTCTTGCGCGCGCGGCTCGACGAAAGCAAGGGGACGACAGCAGCCGCCTATGACGAGGCGATGGGCGTTGCGAGCCGCGCCAGACAGGCGTTGGAAAAAGTGTTCGACGATGTCGACGTGATATTGACCCTGTCGGCGCCCGGCGCGGCGCCCAAGGGATTGGGCTCGACCGGCGACGCCCGTTACAACCGGCTGTGGACGCTGATGGGTGTGCCCTGCGTCAACGTTCCCGCGTATGTCGCAGATGGCGGACTGCCGGTCGGCGTGCAGGTGATTGCGCGATACGGCGCGGATGCGAAGGCATTGGCGGCGGCGCGGTTTGTTGAGGAGGCGCTTAAATCGTAG
- a CDS encoding dihydroorotase encodes MLTDRRPILLANARVVDPSRDFDGPGDVLIADGTIRDSKRGIGAAGVPEGTDIINCAGKIVAPGLIDLRAFVGEPGASHRETFASASQAAAAGGITTIICQPDTSPVIDNSATVDFVLRRARDTAIVNIHPMAALTKGLGGQEMTEIGLLKAAGAVAFTDGDKSVTNAQVMRRALTYARDFDALIVHHTEDPDLVGEGVMNEGEFAARLGLVGIPNAAECIILERDMRLVALTGGRYHAASLSSMESLEILKRARDAGLDVSASVSINHVTLNENDIGPYRTFLKLSPPLRTEEDRLALVAAVASGLVDVVMSDHNPQDVEVKRLPFAEAASGAVGLQTMLPAALRLIHNGEMDFKTLIRAMSTRPAELLGLPGGSLRAGSPADVIVIDPDTPWVLDPTDLKSQCKNTPFDEARFSGRVVRTIVGGRTVYEHV; translated from the coding sequence ATGCTGACCGACCGCCGACCGATCCTGCTTGCCAACGCCCGCGTCGTCGATCCCTCCAGGGATTTCGACGGGCCCGGTGACGTCCTGATTGCCGATGGCACCATCCGCGATAGCAAGCGCGGCATCGGCGCCGCCGGCGTGCCCGAAGGCACCGACATCATCAATTGTGCCGGCAAGATCGTAGCCCCCGGCCTGATTGACTTGCGCGCCTTTGTCGGCGAGCCCGGCGCCAGCCACCGCGAAACCTTTGCCTCCGCGAGCCAGGCGGCCGCGGCCGGCGGCATCACCACTATCATCTGCCAGCCGGACACCTCGCCCGTCATCGACAATTCGGCGACCGTCGACTTCGTGCTGCGCCGCGCCCGCGACACCGCGATCGTCAATATCCACCCGATGGCCGCGCTGACCAAGGGGCTGGGCGGGCAGGAGATGACCGAGATCGGGCTGTTGAAGGCTGCCGGCGCGGTTGCCTTCACCGATGGCGACAAGAGCGTCACCAATGCGCAGGTGATGCGCCGGGCACTGACCTACGCGCGCGATTTCGATGCGCTGATCGTGCACCACACCGAGGATCCCGATCTGGTCGGCGAAGGCGTGATGAACGAGGGCGAGTTCGCCGCCCGCCTCGGCCTGGTCGGCATTCCCAATGCCGCCGAATGCATCATCCTCGAACGCGACATGCGGCTCGTGGCGCTGACCGGCGGGCGCTATCATGCGGCTTCGCTGTCCTCGATGGAGTCGCTCGAAATTCTCAAACGCGCGCGCGACGCCGGCCTCGACGTCAGCGCATCGGTGTCGATCAACCACGTCACGCTGAACGAAAACGATATCGGCCCCTACCGGACCTTCCTGAAACTGTCGCCGCCGCTGCGTACCGAGGAAGACCGCCTCGCTTTGGTCGCGGCCGTCGCCTCCGGCCTGGTCGACGTCGTGATGTCCGATCACAATCCGCAGGACGTCGAGGTCAAGCGGCTGCCGTTCGCGGAAGCCGCGAGCGGCGCGGTCGGCCTGCAGACCATGCTGCCGGCGGCCCTGCGGCTGATTCACAACGGCGAGATGGACTTCAAGACGCTGATCCGGGCGATGTCGACGCGGCCTGCGGAGTTGCTCGGCCTGCCCGGCGGCTCGCTCCGCGCCGGTTCCCCAGCCGATGTCATCGTAATCGATCCCGATACGCCTTGGGTGCTCGATCCCACCGACCTCAAATCGCAATGCAAGAACACTCCATTCGACGAAGCCCGCTTCTCGGGACGCGTCGTGCGTACTATCGTGGGCGGACGGACGGTCTATGAACATGTCTGA
- a CDS encoding SDR family oxidoreductase, with amino-acid sequence MRLANKTALITGGNSGIGLATARLFVAEGARVVITGRNQATLDAAARELGPNALAIAADATDIAATEAAIGKGAEKFGKYDILFANAGIAGGTPLGATDIEAFQKVISTNLTGVFFTVQSALPHLNDNGSIILNGSVISVLGIPGYSAYGAAKAGVRAMARIMASELSPRGIRVNVVAPGAIRTPIWGAAIATPEAEKAFEKRIALSTPLGRIGEPDHISKTVLFLASDDSAHVQGQELFVDGGATASPSGAPIYRG; translated from the coding sequence ATGAGGCTTGCGAACAAGACGGCGTTGATCACAGGGGGCAACAGCGGCATCGGTCTTGCGACCGCAAGATTGTTCGTGGCCGAAGGCGCCCGGGTCGTCATCACCGGACGAAATCAGGCGACGCTCGATGCCGCCGCCAGGGAATTGGGGCCGAACGCGCTCGCGATCGCCGCCGACGCGACTGACATTGCCGCCACCGAAGCTGCGATCGGGAAGGGGGCTGAAAAGTTCGGCAAGTACGACATCCTCTTCGCCAATGCCGGCATCGCCGGCGGCACGCCGCTGGGCGCCACCGATATCGAAGCGTTCCAGAAGGTCATCAGCACCAACCTCACCGGCGTGTTCTTCACCGTGCAGTCGGCGCTGCCGCATCTCAACGACAACGGCTCGATCATCCTCAACGGCTCGGTGATCTCCGTGCTCGGCATTCCCGGCTATTCGGCCTATGGCGCGGCCAAGGCCGGCGTGCGGGCGATGGCGCGGATCATGGCGTCGGAATTGTCGCCGCGCGGCATCCGCGTCAACGTGGTGGCCCCGGGCGCGATTCGCACCCCGATCTGGGGCGCGGCAATCGCCACGCCGGAAGCCGAAAAGGCCTTTGAAAAGCGCATCGCGCTGTCGACGCCACTCGGCCGCATCGGCGAACCCGACCATATCTCGAAGACGGTGTTGTTCCTCGCTTCGGACGATTCCGCCCATGTGCAGGGCCAGGAACTGTTCGTTGACGGCGGCGCCACGGCCTCGCCGAGCGGTGCGCCGATCTATCGGGGGTAA
- a CDS encoding FMN-dependent NADH-azoreductase, with product MKLLHLDSSVLGPHSVSRQVSAAVVDRLRQSTPGLEVSYRDLTLTPLAHLSGLHLAASQGAPPDASLRDDIAAGQAVLDEFLAADIVVIGAPMYNFTVPSQLKAWIDRILVAGKTFKYGAQGVEGLAGNKRVVIAISRGGYYGADTPVAPGEHVETYLRWVFGFIGIRNPEFISADGIQVGPEHREKAVAGALKAAGDLHAA from the coding sequence ATGAAACTTCTGCATCTCGACTCCAGTGTTCTCGGCCCCCACTCCGTCAGCCGCCAGGTGTCCGCCGCCGTGGTCGACCGCCTGCGCCAGTCCACCCCGGGCCTCGAAGTCAGCTATCGCGATCTGACGCTGACGCCGCTGGCGCATCTGTCCGGTTTGCACCTCGCCGCCAGTCAGGGAGCGCCCCCGGACGCCTCATTGCGCGACGACATCGCCGCCGGCCAGGCGGTGCTGGACGAGTTTCTGGCCGCCGACATCGTCGTGATCGGCGCGCCCATGTATAACTTCACCGTCCCGAGCCAGCTCAAGGCCTGGATCGACCGCATCCTGGTCGCGGGCAAGACCTTCAAATACGGCGCGCAAGGCGTCGAAGGTCTGGCCGGCAACAAGCGCGTCGTCATCGCGATCTCGCGCGGCGGCTATTACGGCGCGGACACACCGGTCGCGCCTGGCGAACACGTCGAAACCTATTTGCGCTGGGTATTCGGCTTCATCGGAATCCGGAATCCGGAATTCATTTCAGCCGATGGCATTCAGGTCGGTCCCGAGCACCGCGAAAAAGCTGTCGCCGGCGCGCTGAAAGCCGCAGGCGATCTGCACGCCGCTTAG
- a CDS encoding SgcJ/EcaC family oxidoreductase gives MLGFGRVLLVALLAMAPAQVFAGPEEEADALFARWKAAYDANDNVAVAKLYATDAILHGTRSRDLTLGREAITQYFTVVIGTGNKVEFVEKQLKVINPTTILAVGFNDFMRNREGKLVPEPARFMMVLVKESNDWVIAHHHSSLRPPPKQ, from the coding sequence ATGCTCGGATTCGGACGAGTCTTGTTGGTGGCGCTGTTGGCGATGGCTCCAGCTCAGGTGTTCGCAGGTCCCGAGGAGGAGGCGGATGCTTTGTTTGCCCGATGGAAAGCTGCTTACGACGCCAACGACAACGTCGCCGTCGCTAAGCTGTATGCGACCGACGCGATCCTACATGGCACCAGGAGCAGAGATCTAACATTGGGGCGTGAGGCAATTACGCAATACTTTACTGTGGTAATCGGCACCGGCAACAAGGTCGAATTCGTGGAGAAGCAGCTGAAGGTGATCAATCCCACAACCATACTGGCAGTCGGCTTCAACGATTTCATGCGTAACCGCGAGGGCAAACTCGTGCCAGAGCCAGCACGTTTCATGATGGTTCTTGTCAAAGAGAGCAACGATTGGGTCATAGCCCATCATCACTCGTCATTGCGTCCACCGCCCAAGCAGTGA
- the dprA gene encoding DNA-processing protein DprA, giving the protein MHDRTPPTPHLTDAERIDRLRLIRSDNVGPRTFNSLIGHFGSARTALDRLPDLALRGGAARSGRICSAEEAQAELAASNRIGVSLVVPGEAAYPPRLAALDDPPPLLGVRGAPEALMRPMIAIVGSRNASGAGLKFAGQLARDLGDAGFVVISGLARGIDQAAHRATVQSGTVAVLAGGHDRIYPPEHEDLLAALLENGGAISEMPLGHVPRARDFPRRNRLISGASLGVVVIEAAHRSGSLITARMAAEQGREVFAVPGSPLDPRAAGTNDLIKQGAALVTEASDVINAVQPILERPIVLEAREGGDEPLDFDIDPGVRQRIVTLLGPSPISLDDLIRMSGLSATIVRTVLLELELAGRLERHGGGLVSLI; this is encoded by the coding sequence ATGCATGACCGTACACCGCCTACCCCTCACCTCACCGACGCCGAGCGAATTGACCGGCTCCGGCTGATCCGGTCCGACAATGTCGGCCCGCGCACCTTCAACTCGCTCATCGGCCATTTCGGTAGTGCGCGCACGGCACTGGACCGGCTGCCCGATCTGGCGCTTCGTGGCGGGGCTGCGCGTTCGGGGCGCATCTGCAGCGCGGAAGAAGCGCAAGCCGAACTGGCCGCGAGCAACCGGATCGGCGTCTCGTTGGTCGTGCCGGGCGAAGCCGCCTACCCGCCGCGGCTGGCGGCGCTCGACGATCCGCCGCCCTTGCTCGGCGTGCGCGGCGCGCCCGAGGCGCTGATGCGGCCGATGATCGCGATCGTCGGCTCTCGCAACGCTTCCGGCGCCGGACTGAAATTCGCCGGCCAACTGGCGCGCGATCTCGGCGACGCCGGCTTCGTCGTCATCTCCGGGCTGGCGCGCGGCATCGATCAGGCCGCGCATCGCGCGACGGTCCAAAGTGGGACGGTCGCAGTGCTGGCCGGCGGCCATGACCGGATCTATCCGCCCGAGCACGAGGATTTGCTGGCGGCCCTGCTCGAAAATGGCGGCGCGATTTCCGAAATGCCGCTCGGCCACGTGCCGCGCGCCCGCGACTTTCCCCGCCGCAACCGCCTGATCTCGGGCGCGTCGCTCGGCGTCGTCGTGATCGAGGCCGCGCACCGCTCGGGATCGCTGATCACGGCGCGGATGGCCGCCGAGCAGGGCCGCGAAGTGTTCGCGGTGCCGGGCTCGCCGCTCGATCCGCGCGCCGCCGGCACCAACGATCTGATCAAGCAGGGCGCGGCGCTGGTCACCGAAGCCAGCGACGTCATCAACGCAGTTCAACCGATCCTGGAGCGGCCGATCGTGCTCGAGGCGCGTGAAGGCGGTGACGAGCCGCTCGATTTCGACATCGATCCGGGCGTACGCCAACGCATTGTCACGCTGCTCGGTCCGAGCCCGATCAGCCTCGACGATCTGATCCGGATGTCGGGGCTATCAGCCACCATCGTTCGCACGGTGCTGCTCGAACTCGAACTGGCGGGCCGCCTGGAGCGCCATGGCGGCGGGCTAGTGTCGCTGATCTAG